A genome region from Methanobacterium subterraneum includes the following:
- a CDS encoding FmdE family protein yields the protein MRKQGVILVIATLMAVILCGAASAADSSTTGGEGLSDVNGSDASPAEAIDPTIWVQVNYEYAQDDINPGITVKDSSNNSVVFDKTEYPNNHFKINFTSPGVANGTKFLLTVTAPGYITQTQKVDVNQAGTDPMFYGDVTFDMKATENYKLGREVTAAADNLLNFANADEVLCITTAGLAYRNGTTTEDCLEGVLNGLHGKISYGQGNILTFQSTRTDPVDFCFIVRNGSALTAAFFKNGSLTPAYLGTFSAINQALWDNTIKPTLGDNAFGYVSLANAWKEGLSTDILRQAAYHGHVCLGTISGQAMISLLLKYYPHGVYGNAGELEATSYRAVGVPGNSDDDAYIYSLDLTTGKRSWVGYNTAEDNMVGFIRWCPSTNLGTLIIMRFNEEAVVQLYKQQTGNTAYSGIAGELAFNTWLINKLETDPDSLVEILYVFDNITPAIHNNLTGGVDSKKVVCDALGLDMDYILGLGLTNIASQRVATNYATGNLTPEQIKQIGIDAANQAIALFAVEGINLEKDDYDLTVFTTAGYVRVNEQVMDMAMDGIYQILGSRLSRATLLPVHNARYNPLYFQFSLETLVNGTKTVISKTLTYNPENGTFTAKNESSCIIDQVILYDPPYDALMAWLWHNHVCGGSSPGYLITNYIYDNFPIGEDESYALIGTSISCRDDIYSYLLGISPGAGTYFSQRMTSDTNGKSVLILSVFDSATNTRRVAIIDWEGPSFAKGSNSYEEYIKLYKGDYSSPNLISAPTITLSADTWVTEEEWQRIIAGGDARGDSLNYIKGLPVRTKDDLIKIQGGTETQDGDSNQGTSTGTSNGSVLVTSTGTGGTGGTGRFSTGSVGTTGAAVNAATETTTTEAGAQPAGDTGKSYEVTQAGTENNDNTPWGTYAIVGIVSVLALGAVGFFFKGSLFGR from the coding sequence ATGAGAAAACAAGGAGTAATACTTGTAATAGCGACATTGATGGCAGTAATTTTATGTGGGGCTGCATCAGCTGCAGATTCATCTACAACTGGGGGTGAAGGATTAAGTGACGTTAATGGATCAGATGCATCACCAGCAGAAGCAATAGATCCCACTATCTGGGTCCAGGTTAACTATGAATATGCTCAGGATGATATTAATCCGGGCATAACTGTTAAGGACTCCAGCAACAATAGTGTGGTGTTTGACAAAACTGAGTACCCAAATAATCATTTTAAGATTAATTTCACTTCTCCGGGGGTGGCCAATGGTACCAAGTTTCTTTTGACTGTGACTGCACCGGGTTACATCACTCAGACTCAGAAAGTGGATGTAAACCAGGCAGGCACTGATCCAATGTTCTATGGGGATGTAACCTTTGATATGAAGGCTACCGAGAACTACAAACTGGGCCGCGAAGTCACTGCAGCCGCCGACAACCTACTGAACTTTGCAAACGCAGATGAAGTGCTGTGCATAACCACAGCTGGTTTGGCTTACCGTAACGGTACCACCACTGAAGACTGTTTGGAAGGTGTTTTAAACGGTTTGCATGGTAAAATCAGTTATGGGCAGGGTAACATTTTGACATTCCAGTCAACACGAACAGATCCTGTGGATTTCTGTTTCATTGTAAGAAATGGCAGTGCACTCACTGCTGCGTTCTTCAAAAACGGTTCACTAACCCCTGCTTACCTGGGCACGTTCTCGGCTATAAACCAAGCCTTATGGGACAACACCATAAAACCAACTTTAGGTGACAATGCCTTTGGATATGTCAGTCTGGCCAACGCCTGGAAAGAAGGACTCTCCACAGATATACTAAGACAAGCCGCCTATCACGGCCACGTTTGTCTGGGAACCATCAGTGGACAGGCTATGATCAGTCTTCTCTTGAAGTACTACCCACATGGGGTGTATGGAAATGCCGGAGAACTGGAAGCAACAAGTTATAGGGCTGTAGGTGTGCCTGGTAACTCAGATGACGATGCATACATCTACTCTCTGGACTTGACCACTGGAAAACGTTCATGGGTAGGTTACAACACTGCTGAAGACAACATGGTTGGATTCATCCGATGGTGTCCATCAACCAATCTAGGAACTCTCATAATAATGAGGTTCAATGAAGAAGCAGTGGTCCAGTTATACAAACAACAAACTGGCAATACTGCTTATTCAGGTATAGCTGGTGAATTAGCTTTCAATACCTGGTTAATCAACAAGTTAGAAACTGACCCCGACTCCCTGGTGGAGATCCTGTACGTCTTTGACAACATAACCCCTGCAATTCACAACAACTTAACTGGAGGAGTTGACTCCAAAAAAGTTGTATGTGATGCACTGGGACTGGACATGGACTACATACTGGGCCTAGGTTTAACCAACATTGCAAGCCAGAGAGTTGCCACTAACTACGCCACTGGAAACCTGACTCCTGAGCAGATCAAACAGATCGGTATCGATGCTGCCAACCAAGCCATTGCACTATTCGCCGTGGAGGGAATAAACTTGGAAAAAGATGACTATGACCTTACAGTCTTCACCACTGCAGGTTACGTACGAGTAAATGAGCAGGTAATGGATATGGCCATGGATGGAATCTACCAGATCTTAGGATCCAGACTATCCAGAGCAACCCTACTACCAGTGCACAACGCCCGATACAACCCATTATACTTCCAGTTCAGTCTGGAAACTTTGGTGAACGGAACTAAAACTGTCATCAGTAAAACCCTAACTTACAATCCAGAAAATGGCACATTCACAGCCAAAAACGAATCTTCATGTATCATTGACCAGGTAATACTGTACGACCCACCTTACGATGCTTTAATGGCTTGGTTATGGCATAACCACGTTTGTGGTGGTAGTTCACCAGGATACTTAATCACCAATTACATCTACGATAACTTCCCAATTGGGGAAGACGAAAGTTACGCACTTATTGGTACTTCCATCAGCTGCAGAGATGACATATATTCCTACCTCTTAGGGATTTCCCCAGGAGCAGGAACCTATTTCAGCCAGAGAATGACCAGTGATACCAATGGTAAGTCCGTCCTAATTCTAAGTGTCTTTGACAGTGCAACCAACACCCGAAGAGTAGCCATCATAGACTGGGAAGGTCCCTCATTTGCTAAAGGTTCTAACTCTTATGAAGAATACATCAAACTGTATAAGGGAGATTATTCCTCACCGAACCTGATTTCTGCACCGACAATTACTCTGTCTGCAGATACTTGGGTAACTGAAGAGGAGTGGCAAAGAATTATAGCTGGAGGAGATGCAAGAGGTGATTCCTTGAATTATATTAAAGGATTACCTGTACGTACTAAGGATGACCTGATAAAAATCCAGGGCGGTACTGAAACTCAAGATGGAGATTCAAACCAGGGAACTTCAACTGGAACTTCAAATGGATCAGTACTGGTAACTTCAACTGGAACTGGTGGAACTGGTGGAACTGGAAGGTTCTCCACAGGATCTGTAGGTACTACTGGTGCTGCAGTGAATGCTGCAACCGAGACCACCACCACCGAAGCTGGAGCTCAGCCTGCAGGTGATACTGGAAAATCCTACGAAGTAACTCAGGCTGGAACCGAGAACAATGACAACACCCCGTGGGGTACCTACGCAATTGTGGGAATTGTATCTGTCCTGGCATTAGGTGCAGTTGGATTCTTCTTCAAGGGCAGTCTGTTTGGTAGATAA